Below is a window of Nocardia asteroides DNA.
CCGTCGAAGCTGGAGCTGCCGGTACTGGTGTTCGCCGGTGCCGCCGACCCGGTCGTGGGCGGTGCGGCGGGCTCGGTGACCGGCGCGCTGGGCGCCGCGGGAGCCAGGCACGCCACGATGACGTGGCAGGGCTGGGGACATCCGGTGGTCGCGCATTCCGGGTGCGCCCAGAAGGCGGTCGCCGACTACCTCGCCGAGGCGAAACTGCCCGCCGACGGCGGCGCCTGCCCGGCCTGATCCCGGTCGACCGACCAGCACGTTACGGCGCGTCGGACGGGTCCGGCGACACCATCGCTACCCGATCCGGTGTACCGTGCCCCAGTGTTGTTCCGACAGCTCGAGCCCCGTACCGCTCGCACCTCCGCCGAGGTGATCAAGTTCGCACTCTGGCCCTTCGCGGTCATGACCGTGCTGAACCGCGTCTTCATCAAGGCGGTCAACGGTTTCATCACCGACGACTACCGGCCGGTCTACAACGCCTCGTTCGAGTTCCTGAACGGCAGGCCCGTCTACACGGCCAACTTCGACTCCGTCGATCCGCACTATCTGTATCCGCCCAGCGGAACATTGCTGATCGCACCGGTCGCGGTGATCGAGTACGAGTTGTCGCGATGGTTGTTCATCGCGCTCAACGCCGCCGCCATCCTGCTCGCCTGGTACCTGCTGCTGCGGCTGTTCAAGTTCGGGCTCGGCTCGATCGCCGCGCCCGCGCTGCTGCTGGCGATGTTCGCCTCCGAGACGGTGACCAACACGCTGGTGTTCACCAACGTCAACGGCTGCCTGCTGCTGGCCGAGCTGCTGTTCATCCACCTGCTGCTGCAACGGCGTGACCTGTGGGCCGGTGTCGCGCTCGGGTTGAGTATCGCGGTCAAACCGACCTTGGCGCCGTTGCTGCTGATCGCGGCGGCGCGCGGGCAGTGGAAGGTGTTCGTCACCGCGCTGGGTGTGCCGGTGGCGCTCACCGCGATCGCCTGGCCGCTGTCCAAGGACGCGGGCAAGTTCTTCACCGAGGTCACGCCGTATCTGATGGAGTCGCGCGACTACTTCAACAGCGCGATCGTCGGCAACGGCGCCTACTACGGCCTGCCCGAATGGCTGACCCTGCTGGTGCGGGTGCTGATGGCGGGCATCGTCGCGATCACCCTGTGGCTGCTGTGGCGCTACTACCGCGAGGACGAGCTGTTCTTCGTCACCACGTCCTCGGGCGTGCTGCTCACCGCGTACTTCCTGCTGCCCTCGCTGGGCCAGATGTACTACTCGATGATGCTGTTCCCGTTCCTGATGTCGGTGGTGCTGCGCAATTCCGTGCTGCGCAACTGGCCCGCGTGGCTGGCGATCTTCGGGTTCATGACCTACGACAAGTGGCTCTCGGACCGCTGGCAGAGCACCGGGCGCACGCTCGAGTACCTGCGGGTGACCTTCGGCTGGGGGCTGCTGCTGATCGTGGTGTTCTGCGTGCTCGGCGACCGCTACCTGGCGGCCCGGCGCGAGGGCAGGCTGCGGTTCGGGATCGACCCGGCGTGGATGGCGAGCGCCCCGGACTCGCGCGACGGTGTCGCGGCCGAGGAGAAGCAGGTCGCGGTCACGCCCGCGCCGGATCGCGACGACCCGGTCACCCCGGAGGAACCGGTCGGCGACCGTGAGCCCGCGCTGAAATAGCCGGCTCGGCCGGTGCGTGACGCGGCGATCGCGGCGCGCACCGGCCGAAACCATTAGCGTGGAGTGATGAGTTCCGATACTTCGTTGCCCACGCCGCGCATCCAGCTGACGCCGCAGCAGTGGCGGGCGAAACTGGATCCGCAGGAGTACGCCGTCCTGCGCGAGGCCGCCACCGAGCGCCCGTTCGTCGGCGAATACACCGACACCAAGACCGAGGGCGTCTACACCTGCCGCGCCTGCGACGCCGAATTGTTCCGCAGCACCGAGAAATTCGATTCGCACTGCGGCTGGCCGTCGTTCTTCGATCCCGCCGATTCCGACGCGGTGATCCTGCGCGCCGACGATTCGCTCGGCATGCGCCGGGTGGAGGTGCTGTGCGCGAACTGCCACAGCCATCTCGGCCATGTCTTCGAGGGCGAGGGCTACGCCACCCCCACCGACCAGCGCTACTGCATCAACTCCATCGCCCTGCGCCTGCAGCCGACGACACCGGAGGAATCTGCCTGAGCGCACTCCGCGCCCCCACGACCCGACCTCGAGGAGGGTCCCGCCGACGAAGTCGGCGGTTCGCGGCCGTCCCGTCGGTCAGGCGCCGTTGCGTCCGCGACGAAGGAGCAAGCAACGGTGCCTGACCGACGGGACCCGAGGGCCGCGAACCCGAGCGCGCCAGCGCTCCAATATCACGGCAGCGCGGTGACGAGCTGTTCGATCTCCACGCGCGGGCCGGTGAAGAACGGGATCTCCTCGCGCACGTGCAGGCGGGCCTCGGTGGCGCGCAGGTCACGCATGAGGTCGACGATGCGGTGCAGTTCCGGCGCCTCGAAGGCGAGGATCCACTCGTAGTCGCCCAGTGCCATCGAGCTGACGGTGTTGGCACGGACGTCCGGGTAGCCGCGGGCGGCCTTGCCGTGGTCGGCGAGCATCTTGCGCCGTTCCTCGTCGGGCAGCAGGTACCACTCGTAGGACCGCACGAAGGGGTACACGCAGATGTAGTTGCCCGCGTCCTCGCCGGCCAGGAACGCCGGGATGTGGCTCTTGTTGAATTCGGCGGGCCGGTGCACGGCCACATTGCTCCACACCGGGGCGCTGGCCCGGCCGAGCTCGGTCGTGCGGCGGAAGTCGGCGTAGGCGGCCTGCAGGTCCTCCACGCGTTCGGCGTGGGTCCAGAGCATGAAGTCGGCGTCGGCGCGCAGGCCCGCCACGTCGTAGATTCCGCGCAGCACCACGCCCTTGTCGGCGAGGCCGTCGAAGAACGCCCGCGCCTCCTTGATCGCACCGGCTCGGTCCTCGCCGAGCACACCCGGCTGCACCTGGAACACCGAGAACATCAGGTAGCGGATGGTGGAGTTGAGAGCCT
It encodes the following:
- a CDS encoding glycosyltransferase family 87 protein, whose product is MLFRQLEPRTARTSAEVIKFALWPFAVMTVLNRVFIKAVNGFITDDYRPVYNASFEFLNGRPVYTANFDSVDPHYLYPPSGTLLIAPVAVIEYELSRWLFIALNAAAILLAWYLLLRLFKFGLGSIAAPALLLAMFASETVTNTLVFTNVNGCLLLAELLFIHLLLQRRDLWAGVALGLSIAVKPTLAPLLLIAAARGQWKVFVTALGVPVALTAIAWPLSKDAGKFFTEVTPYLMESRDYFNSAIVGNGAYYGLPEWLTLLVRVLMAGIVAITLWLLWRYYREDELFFVTTSSGVLLTAYFLLPSLGQMYYSMMLFPFLMSVVLRNSVLRNWPAWLAIFGFMTYDKWLSDRWQSTGRTLEYLRVTFGWGLLLIVVFCVLGDRYLAARREGRLRFGIDPAWMASAPDSRDGVAAEEKQVAVTPAPDRDDPVTPEEPVGDREPALK
- the msrB gene encoding peptide-methionine (R)-S-oxide reductase MsrB, whose amino-acid sequence is MSSDTSLPTPRIQLTPQQWRAKLDPQEYAVLREAATERPFVGEYTDTKTEGVYTCRACDAELFRSTEKFDSHCGWPSFFDPADSDAVILRADDSLGMRRVEVLCANCHSHLGHVFEGEGYATPTDQRYCINSIALRLQPTTPEESA
- the hemQ gene encoding hydrogen peroxide-dependent heme synthase; translated protein: MARLDYQALNSTIRYLMFSVFQVQPGVLGEDRAGAIKEARAFFDGLADKGVVLRGIYDVAGLRADADFMLWTHAERVEDLQAAYADFRRTTELGRASAPVWSNVAVHRPAEFNKSHIPAFLAGEDAGNYICVYPFVRSYEWYLLPDEERRKMLADHGKAARGYPDVRANTVSSMALGDYEWILAFEAPELHRIVDLMRDLRATEARLHVREEIPFFTGPRVEIEQLVTALP